TGCTGCGACACCACCGTCGACGGCCACCCCCACGGGCACATGAGCGAGGAGAGGCTCGCCTGGCTGGAGGAGACGCTGAGCGCCGCGCCCGGCGTCCCGACCGTCATCGCCACCCACCACCCGCCGTACCCGATCGGCATGCGGTTCATCGACGACCTGAGGTTCGTCGACCCCGCCGGGTTCGCGTCCGTGATCTCCCGGCACCCGCAGGTCGTGCGGGTGATCTCCGGGCACGCGCACCGGGCGACGGTCGGATCGCTGGCGGGACGGGTCTGCACCACCTGCCCGAGCACCTACCGGCAGCTGTTCCTCGACCTCACCCAGCGGGGCCGCGCCGCCGTCACCGGGGAGCCCGCCGGGTTCGCCCTGCACCTCGTCGGCGAGGACGGCACCGCCACCACCCACTTCGCCCCGACCGGGAACTACCGGCCCCTGATGGACGTGGAGTGACCCCGCGGGGCCACGCGTCGGCCCCTGCCGGCCCGGGCGTCAGCGGTCGCCCTGGCGCCCGCCGAAGATCGTGCGCGCCAGCAGGACGGCGCCCCACGGGCCCGCCACCCAGACCCACCACGGGTAGACCGCGCCCGACGTCACCAGGATGATCAGCCACACCGTCAGGTTGATCGCGCTGACCGTCGCCCAGGCGCCCCACATCGCCAGCATCCGCTGCGGTTCGACGTCGCCGGACGGCCGCCGTGCCGGCGACGCGGTGCCCTTGCTCTGCGCAGCGGGGACCGGGAGCTGGTAGAGGTCCTCCTCCGGCAGGTCGGACGTGACCTCCTGGAGCTGCCCGAGCGTCTTGGCGCCGTAGACCGCGTCCAGCCGCTCCTGCAGCTCGTCCATCGTGATCCGGCCCTCCGCGCAGTGCTCGCGCAGGCTCGCCGCCACACGGTCGCGGTCGGCGTCCGACGCCCGGATCTCAGGGTTCGGCGCCATCGCTCCTCCGCTCCTCAGGACCTGTCCTCACTATCCATTCTGCGGCGCGGATGCGAGGTTCGCGAACCGGTCCCGTCCCTCGTCGAGCGCCGTCAGGACGCGGGGGCCGTCCGCGGTGACCGCGAACGTGTGCTCGAAGTGCGCCGAGGAGCGCCCGTCGGTCGTCACGACCGTCCAGCCGTCGTCGAGCTCGGCGGTCTCCTTCGTGCCGAGGTTCACCATCGGCTCCACCGCGAAGCACATGCCCGGCTCCAGGACGGGCCC
The sequence above is a segment of the Actinomadura coerulea genome. Coding sequences within it:
- a CDS encoding phosphodiesterase: MAIIAQLSDIHLAAGRGGGMDDDSGPVRALRAAVSSLLSLPARPDAVVLTGDLADRGLPSEYARLHALLSPLPMAVHPMCGNHDDRDEMRRIFADHPAVAATGTGPGAPVQYAVDVAGVRLVCCDTTVDGHPHGHMSEERLAWLEETLSAAPGVPTVIATHHPPYPIGMRFIDDLRFVDPAGFASVISRHPQVVRVISGHAHRATVGSLAGRVCTTCPSTYRQLFLDLTQRGRAAVTGEPAGFALHLVGEDGTATTHFAPTGNYRPLMDVE
- a CDS encoding DUF1707 SHOCT-like domain-containing protein, coding for MAPNPEIRASDADRDRVAASLREHCAEGRITMDELQERLDAVYGAKTLGQLQEVTSDLPEEDLYQLPVPAAQSKGTASPARRPSGDVEPQRMLAMWGAWATVSAINLTVWLIILVTSGAVYPWWVWVAGPWGAVLLARTIFGGRQGDR